From the genome of bacterium:
CCTCACACTCTATATTTCTTAAGACGTAAGAGACTAATACAAGGTTTCTAAAGCGACTCAATAGAAGTCACTTCCAGTTCAGAAATCGATGGTTTAAAGCCAATTTTACGGCGGTATTCTTTACGTTTCTTGAACTTAAAAACGATGACCTTTTTCCCGCGTTTGTGTTCAAGAACACGAGCCCTAATCTTAGCCTTGGGAGAAAAATGCACTTTCTCTTCGTCCTTAAGAAGTTTCACGTTTGAAAATTCCAACTCAGCGCCCGTATCCTCCGAGATATTAGGTACTCTTATCCTGTCTCCAGGTTTCACTTTATAATCGAATCCTGCGATATTAACTACTGCGTACATTATCTTCCTCCGGTATTGCCAGAATCTTGGGGTAGAACCACTCCCGGTTGATTCTGCGTCTCATTGACCTGGCCTTGAGTTTGAGTCTGAGCAGGTCTCTCTATTAGAGGCTTTTGCCTTAAACCGGAAGCAGGCAGCATAAGTAACGCAAATGTCGTTACCATGAAAGCGGCGCCAAGAATTGCGGTAATTCGGGTAATGAAAGGCGCCACGCCAGATGATCCAAATATCTGCTCGGCTCCACCCATTCCGCCGCCGCCGCCAAATACACCAGCCATACCTCCTTTTGTCCTCTGTTGGATAAGCACAACTATAACTAACAACGTACTTACCAAAAAATGCAGAGCAAGAACTGCTATAAAAAGACCTTGCATAACTAGGCTATCCTCCTTTCAATAGCACGTGTGACAATTTCTGTAAAGGAATCAATGGATAGGGAGGCTCCTCCTATCAACGCTCCATCGACTTCTTCACACGATACAAGCTCGGTAATGTTTTCGGGTTTAACGCTTCCGCCGTAAATGACCCGAATATTATCAGCGTCTTTGCCGAACCTGTTGAGTATTTTTTTTCTTATGAAGCGATGTGATGCTTCAATATCTTTAATTTCCGCCCGTTTCCCTGTACCTATCGCCCATACAGGCTCATAAGCCACTATTATAGATAACTTCTGTACTCCACTAAGAGCTATCTCCATCTGTTTCGCTAAAACTTCTTCCGTTTTTCCCTCTTCTCGCTCTTCTTCTTTCTCTCCCACGCACAGAATGCCCGTTAATCCGCTTGCCGTCACTTTCACGAGTCGTTTACCGATCATCTCATCCGATTCTTTAAATATCACCCTTCGCTCGGAATGCCCAACTATCACGTACTCGCATCCCAATTCTGCGAGGGACTTGACTGATATCTCTCCCGTATAAGCGCCTTCATCATCCCAGTGAGCGTTCTGAGCACAAAGGGCTATATTTGTGTTCGCTATTGCTTCTCCAACTCCAGCAAGCGACGTCGCAGGAGGAGATACTACAATATCGGCATCTTTAATACTTCCAAGACGTTCCACTAATCCGAGTGCAAGAGATCGCGCAGAAGATGGAGTAGTATACATCTTCCAGTTGCCGATGAGTGCAAGTCGCCTCATCTATGAATTATATAGTTGTGAAAGCCAGTGTCAAGCTGT
Proteins encoded in this window:
- the rplU gene encoding 50S ribosomal protein L21 translates to MYAVVNIAGFDYKVKPGDRIRVPNISEDTGAELEFSNVKLLKDEEKVHFSPKAKIRARVLEHKRGKKVIVFKFKKRKEYRRKIGFKPSISELEVTSIESL
- the secG gene encoding preprotein translocase subunit SecG, translated to MQGLFIAVLALHFLVSTLLVIVVLIQQRTKGGMAGVFGGGGGMGGAEQIFGSSGVAPFITRITAILGAAFMVTTFALLMLPASGLRQKPLIERPAQTQTQGQVNETQNQPGVVLPQDSGNTGGR
- a CDS encoding triose-phosphate isomerase, producing the protein MRRLALIGNWKMYTTPSSARSLALGLVERLGSIKDADIVVSPPATSLAGVGEAIANTNIALCAQNAHWDDEGAYTGEISVKSLAELGCEYVIVGHSERRVIFKESDEMIGKRLVKVTASGLTGILCVGEKEEEREEGKTEEVLAKQMEIALSGVQKLSIIVAYEPVWAIGTGKRAEIKDIEASHRFIRKKILNRFGKDADNIRVIYGGSVKPENITELVSCEEVDGALIGGASLSIDSFTEIVTRAIERRIA